The segment TGAGCAGGGACGAATGAGAATGGAGCCTGTGCTCCCACCGAGCGAGGGACAGCGTGCTAACTATGTGTTGTGGTGTGATCAAATATTTCCGGCCGACATGCTAGTGACGTGGACATTCAGGCCGCTGAGTGAGAAGGGGCTTGCGATGCTGTTTTTTGCGGCGGAGGGCAAAATGGGCGAGGATGTTCTGGATGCCAGACTCCGCCCGCGCACCGGCGAATATGAACAGTACTATGACGGAGACTTTAACACCTACCATGTGTCCTACTTCCGGCGGAACCTGAAAGAGGAGCGGGCCTTACATACTTGTAATCTGCGAAAAAGCGCCGGTTTTCATCTGGTGAAGCAGGGTGCTGACCCGATCCCGAACGCTGCGGATATTCACAG is part of the Paenibacillus algicola genome and harbors:
- a CDS encoding DUF1961 family protein, translated to MDLRKRIQDAKPRLIYSNPLQSAEDTAGFVLEGSGKLCFEQGRMRMEPVLPPSEGQRANYVLWCDQIFPADMLVTWTFRPLSEKGLAMLFFAAEGKMGEDVLDARLRPRTGEYEQYYDGDFNTYHVSYFRRNLKEERALHTCNLRKSAGFHLVKQGADPIPNAADIHSPLDLALLKRGAEIAFFINDLEVFHFHDDGVTYGDVLKGGRIGFRQMSPLIAEYSNLQVYALGESLASDEGDEVQYDD